A window of the Diabrotica undecimpunctata isolate CICGRU chromosome 1, icDiaUnde3, whole genome shotgun sequence genome harbors these coding sequences:
- the LOC140448671 gene encoding uncharacterized protein — protein MDETCFCLAPKSDTVIGPPGKNIYDEQTSSDKENVTTVFTVNAGGKFAPPLTLFYYNRIPSAVCKAAPKGWGLGKSETGWMTAECFFEYFSNVFVSFLKEYQIEFPVLVFLDRHKSYLTLYLSKFCRENQIILIALPPNATHILQPLDFSVFGPIKQYKQTNKDRNQLSGDY, from the coding sequence ATGGATGAAACATGTTTTTGTTTAGCCCCAAAAAGTGATACTGTAATTGGACCGCCAGGAAAAAACATCTATGATGAACAAACCTCATCAGATAAGGAAAATGTAACTACGGTTTTCACAGTAAATGCGGGAGGAAAATTCGCTCCTCCTTTGACACTTTTTTATTATAACCGAATTCCGTCCGCTGTATGTAAAGCAGCTCCTAAAGGTTGGGGATTAGGGAAAAGTGAAACAGGCTGGATGACTGCAGAATGTTTTTTTGAGTATTTTTCAAACGTTTTTGTCTCCTTCCTAAAGGAGTATCAAATAGAGTTCCCCGTTCTTGTCTTTTTAGATAGACATAAATCCTATTTGACCCTATatttaagtaaattttgcagagaaaatcaaataattttaatagcaTTACCCCCTAATGCTACTCATATCCTCCAGCCCTTAGACTTCTCTGTGTTTGGGCCTATAAAACaatacaaacaaacaaacaaagatAGAAACCAATTGTCAGGAGATTACTAA